The following coding sequences lie in one Thalassoglobus polymorphus genomic window:
- a CDS encoding ArnT family glycosyltransferase — protein sequence MKTCQAKWLLSLICLAFLAIRVPIMYLQPGGQDEDCYAVPGFTILSSGIPKLPHVPARNPESVYYHADEALYSEPPLYFYYQAPFYLIFPAVYGTARLASALAGVVLLGLVYRLCREIGISSIASLWTVAMLSISRWFYFPATTARPDILCATFGVAVILMLLKWQETRNVKSLFLAGLGIGLGGLTHPFAIVYAIQAAAWVAICSRGWQRLRNPLILGAVAGLACSLWIPLIAMHPEVFRVQFTNQLLSDYGPPLWERAIFPLESMEYHARHLWAHIGTLQAIVVLAGLTMTSLHAFRSAKTHLLAVCLCAWSSIYILSVAVGTHHPTLGYWVYFAALAFPSVGAAIEQLFEMQERVTIPRTSPNFARAGYNNEIRSEPKDDQTTRPPPRPENGGRKNWPFYFAVVSLCAFVFLPGSGLRTLAVHLTHLDDPNYNSPRFARNLIQSMPAQSVYAVDTQFAFDFVASGRTTLLAQIMPQYFQLQETQYDYLILSRYGDQSELERHLTVKFIHAYGLKEDKWACYAELYSKKLPDTQP from the coding sequence GTGAAGACTTGTCAGGCCAAGTGGCTCTTATCTCTGATATGTCTTGCGTTTCTTGCTATCCGCGTCCCCATCATGTACCTGCAACCGGGCGGACAAGATGAAGACTGCTACGCCGTCCCGGGGTTCACAATCCTGAGTAGTGGAATCCCAAAACTCCCACACGTTCCCGCACGCAATCCAGAATCCGTGTACTACCACGCCGACGAAGCTCTCTACTCGGAACCTCCACTCTACTTCTATTATCAAGCACCCTTCTACCTGATTTTCCCCGCAGTTTACGGAACAGCTCGGTTGGCCTCCGCCTTAGCGGGAGTCGTGTTGCTGGGACTGGTATACCGCCTGTGCCGCGAGATCGGCATTTCCTCAATCGCCTCGCTCTGGACTGTAGCGATGCTGTCAATTTCGCGATGGTTTTACTTTCCCGCCACTACAGCTCGACCAGACATCCTGTGCGCGACTTTTGGAGTCGCTGTCATTCTCATGCTTTTGAAGTGGCAAGAAACAAGAAACGTGAAGAGTCTTTTTCTGGCAGGTCTCGGAATCGGGCTGGGTGGTTTGACTCATCCGTTTGCCATTGTCTACGCCATTCAAGCTGCAGCGTGGGTTGCGATTTGCTCACGTGGCTGGCAGCGACTAAGAAATCCACTCATTCTTGGAGCGGTAGCAGGGCTCGCTTGCTCGCTTTGGATTCCGCTCATCGCGATGCATCCGGAAGTCTTTCGTGTACAATTCACCAATCAGCTCCTCAGCGACTATGGCCCTCCACTTTGGGAGCGCGCCATCTTTCCGTTGGAATCGATGGAGTACCACGCCCGGCATCTTTGGGCACACATTGGAACTCTACAAGCGATTGTCGTGCTAGCTGGCTTGACGATGACGAGCCTGCATGCCTTTCGGTCCGCGAAGACTCACCTGCTCGCCGTTTGTCTGTGTGCCTGGTCATCCATATACATCCTTTCTGTCGCAGTCGGCACACATCATCCGACTCTGGGATACTGGGTCTACTTCGCAGCTCTCGCTTTTCCGAGTGTCGGAGCGGCCATAGAGCAACTGTTCGAAATGCAGGAAAGAGTGACGATCCCGAGGACTTCCCCGAACTTTGCGAGGGCAGGCTACAACAATGAAATCAGAAGCGAGCCAAAGGACGATCAGACAACTCGACCGCCTCCACGACCAGAAAACGGAGGAAGAAAAAACTGGCCGTTCTACTTCGCGGTCGTCAGTCTCTGTGCTTTTGTATTTCTGCCTGGTTCAGGTCTGCGCACACTTGCTGTCCACCTGACCCACTTGGACGATCCGAATTACAATTCACCACGATTTGCACGTAATCTCATCCAGAGCATGCCTGCCCAGAGCGTATACGCTGTAGACACACAGTTTGCATTTGATTTCGTCGCTTCGGGTCGAACCACACTTTTAGCGCAAATCATGCCGCAATACTTTCAGCTTCAAGAGACTCAATACGACTATCTCATCCTCAGCCGTTACGGCGATCAGAGTGAACTCGAGCGTCACCTCACTGTGAAGTTCATCCACGCATATGGTCTCAAAGAAGACAAATGGGCCTGCTACGCCGAACTGTACTCAAAAAAGCTCCCCGACACCCAACCGTAG
- the metK gene encoding methionine adenosyltransferase, translating into MANNFIFTSESVSMGHPDKVSDQVSDGVLDALLEQDPNSRCACETLCTTDFLMLAGEIRTSADVDYEAVARKAVREIGYTSDDIGFNADTCEVAVRLHQQSADIAMGVDTDGAGDQGLMFGYACDQTEELMPLPIAISHRILNHLADLRFKNDVDWLLPDSKSQVSIQYEDGKPVGITAVVLSTQHRESVNQKQIEEYVRENVLPATVPAELLNDKTQYHVNPTGQFIIGGPHGDCGLTGRKIIVDTYGGWGRHGGGAFSGKDSTKVDRSAAYMARYVAKNIVASGLATECEVQLAYAIGVVDPVSIRVDTNGTATVDEAKLEAAVREVFPLNPKGIIEHLQLRRPIFRETAHGGHFGRTGDAFTWENTDKAEALKSAVS; encoded by the coding sequence ATGGCAAATAATTTCATCTTCACCAGCGAATCGGTCAGCATGGGGCATCCGGACAAAGTTTCGGATCAGGTTTCCGATGGCGTTCTAGATGCTTTGCTCGAGCAGGATCCCAATTCTCGATGCGCCTGTGAAACTCTCTGCACAACCGACTTTCTGATGCTCGCTGGTGAAATTCGCACCAGTGCCGACGTTGACTACGAAGCAGTCGCCCGCAAAGCCGTTCGCGAGATCGGTTATACCAGCGACGACATCGGCTTTAACGCCGATACCTGCGAAGTCGCTGTTCGGCTTCACCAGCAAAGTGCCGACATCGCGATGGGTGTCGATACCGATGGTGCGGGTGACCAGGGCTTGATGTTCGGATACGCCTGTGATCAAACCGAAGAACTCATGCCGTTGCCGATTGCAATCTCGCATCGAATTTTAAACCACCTTGCAGATTTGCGATTTAAAAACGACGTTGACTGGTTGCTCCCCGATAGCAAAAGTCAGGTCTCTATCCAATACGAAGATGGAAAGCCCGTCGGCATCACAGCTGTTGTTTTATCAACACAGCACCGTGAATCGGTCAATCAAAAACAGATCGAAGAATATGTTCGTGAGAACGTCCTTCCAGCGACCGTTCCCGCAGAGCTTCTCAACGACAAAACACAATACCACGTGAACCCAACAGGTCAGTTTATCATCGGTGGCCCTCATGGTGACTGTGGATTGACCGGGCGAAAAATCATCGTCGATACTTATGGCGGTTGGGGACGACATGGTGGAGGGGCTTTCAGTGGAAAAGACTCGACCAAAGTCGACCGCTCAGCAGCTTACATGGCTCGCTATGTTGCCAAGAATATCGTCGCTTCCGGCTTGGCCACCGAATGCGAAGTTCAACTTGCTTACGCCATTGGTGTCGTTGACCCTGTGAGTATCCGAGTTGATACCAACGGGACAGCAACTGTCGATGAAGCCAAACTGGAAGCAGCCGTTCGCGAAGTTTTCCCACTTAATCCAAAGGGAATCATCGAACACCTTCAACTCCGTCGACCAATCTTCCGAGAAACCGCTCACGGCGGCCACTTCGGTCGAACCGGAGACGCCTTCACTTGGGAAAACACCGACAAAGCAGAAGCTCTCAAAAGCGCAGTCAGTTAA
- the rpsT gene encoding 30S ribosomal protein S20: MPNSPNAKKALRQSEKRRLAKKPQRAALRTVLKKAREAVTADDQAAAESAFRLAVKKLDQAASKGLIHKNVAARTKSRLSSLKKKSQSS, from the coding sequence ATGCCGAACTCACCCAACGCAAAAAAAGCTCTTCGCCAAAGCGAGAAACGTCGTCTTGCTAAAAAGCCGCAACGCGCTGCGTTACGGACTGTCCTCAAAAAGGCTCGCGAAGCAGTGACCGCTGATGATCAGGCTGCTGCAGAGTCTGCATTTCGCCTCGCGGTGAAGAAGCTCGATCAGGCAGCTTCAAAAGGGCTCATTCACAAAAATGTGGCGGCTCGTACTAAATCACGGCTTTCTTCATTGAAGAAGAAGAGTCAGTCGTCATAG
- a CDS encoding alpha/beta fold hydrolase gives MSDQPSSEVAPIEEQREPCPTPLESQDIVHSFQEEMRQGPVAFEGGTVTATQFGSGPPLIFLPGTLGTPRLYALTAWLLRNDRQCWLLDHPQFDKNPPESELVAKSADAYASVLTELFGGPVDIYASTFTVPICLRMMSTTPNVVKKAALQSGWMEGTLTTAERLLLKIGKRLPVTMRRVPGWVSTQIQNHRPWFPPFDKTRFSFLLGETYQTNVSDASRRMLASTHTDLRERVKEIPHEILILRTEGDGQYITDQQEWLNKQLTNSQVSWMHTSGHYPYLTHPHRLVKSLREFFEIPKSETA, from the coding sequence ATGTCAGACCAACCATCAAGCGAAGTTGCTCCCATTGAGGAACAACGGGAACCGTGCCCTACTCCGCTCGAATCTCAAGATATTGTCCATTCTTTCCAGGAAGAAATGCGGCAGGGGCCGGTGGCTTTTGAAGGTGGAACCGTGACAGCGACCCAATTCGGGAGTGGACCCCCGCTGATTTTCCTCCCCGGAACTCTCGGCACACCAAGGCTTTACGCACTCACAGCCTGGCTTCTGAGAAATGATCGACAATGCTGGTTGCTCGATCACCCACAGTTCGACAAAAACCCGCCCGAGAGCGAACTCGTTGCCAAATCAGCAGACGCTTACGCAAGCGTCCTGACTGAACTGTTTGGCGGGCCTGTCGACATCTACGCCTCAACATTCACCGTCCCTATTTGCCTGCGAATGATGTCTACGACTCCGAATGTCGTGAAGAAGGCAGCCTTGCAAAGTGGTTGGATGGAAGGAACCTTAACAACTGCGGAGCGTCTCCTGTTGAAAATTGGGAAACGCCTCCCCGTCACAATGCGGAGAGTTCCGGGCTGGGTTTCGACGCAAATCCAGAATCACCGCCCCTGGTTCCCACCATTTGATAAAACAAGATTCAGCTTTCTGCTTGGTGAGACGTACCAGACAAACGTTTCTGATGCCTCGCGAAGGATGCTGGCATCAACACATACAGATCTACGTGAGCGAGTCAAAGAGATCCCCCATGAGATTCTCATCCTGAGAACCGAGGGTGACGGACAATATATTACAGATCAACAAGAGTGGCTGAATAAGCAGTTGACGAACTCGCAAGTCTCCTGGATGCACACCTCTGGACATTACCCGTACCTGACTCACCCGCACCGTTTGGTGAAATCGCTGCGTGAGTTCTTTGAGATCCCGAAATCAGAAACAGCATGA
- a CDS encoding PIG-L family deacetylase: protein MTDQELPEPLDVIAVGAHPDDVEIAIGGTLANLVKQGYRVGIVDLTDGEPTPLSPGPEVRAQEALDAAEILGVQVREQLDLPNRRLFDNYESRVALAKVFRRYRPSVVLGIADKTPMASPDHWQAMQITDAGVFYSRLTKWDAEFDNLPVHTVKQLLWYPLGFGSLKSADQPGAFVTDISGCLEQKMAAIRAYKTQFPPEKKRVFTLVESQARLLGQTHNIEAGELLISPKPNVVKDLVQTFGL, encoded by the coding sequence ATGACCGATCAAGAACTGCCCGAACCTTTGGATGTCATCGCAGTAGGTGCCCATCCCGATGATGTCGAAATCGCAATTGGCGGGACACTTGCCAACCTCGTCAAACAGGGTTACCGCGTCGGAATCGTCGACCTAACAGATGGTGAACCGACTCCGTTGAGCCCCGGTCCCGAGGTCCGAGCACAGGAAGCCTTGGATGCGGCAGAAATCCTGGGCGTACAGGTTCGAGAGCAACTGGATCTCCCAAATCGACGCCTCTTTGATAATTATGAGTCACGAGTGGCGCTCGCCAAGGTGTTTCGACGCTATCGCCCATCGGTTGTTTTGGGTATCGCAGACAAAACTCCAATGGCCTCCCCCGATCACTGGCAAGCCATGCAAATCACCGACGCCGGGGTCTTTTATTCCCGACTGACGAAGTGGGATGCCGAATTCGACAATTTGCCGGTTCACACTGTGAAACAATTATTATGGTATCCACTCGGTTTTGGATCACTGAAATCTGCGGACCAACCGGGAGCCTTTGTGACCGACATTTCTGGCTGTCTGGAACAAAAAATGGCAGCGATCCGAGCCTACAAAACACAGTTTCCGCCTGAAAAGAAACGAGTTTTCACCCTCGTTGAGAGTCAAGCCCGCCTGTTGGGACAAACCCACAATATTGAGGCAGGCGAACTTCTGATTTCACCTAAACCCAATGTCGTGAAAGACCTTGTTCAAACATTCGGGCTTTGA
- a CDS encoding redoxin domain-containing protein yields MPEKETPEKLSRRPFSTLLAIIMAYCITTCSTALAGVGDVISEFELNDYQGKKYTLSDFDESQLVVLAFIGTDCPLAKLYAGRLEQLSQQYGKEQLTIIAVDSLIQDSISEIAAWAREHKLTYPVLKDPAQTLADAAGAQRTPQVFLLDQRRTIQYEGRVDDQYVIGIVRDQPTRTDLKIAIDELLAGKQVSVKQTQPLGCIIARAQKPNENSSVTYSNQISRIFQKNCASCHREGEVAPFSLETYEDVLGWGPMIEEVVREQRMPPWHADPKHGKFANDSSLTAQEKKLIYEWVKNGSPQGNPADLPEPVEYVSGWQLPKEPDVIFEMAEKPFKVAADAGPRGIPYQRFWVDPKFTEDKWVIASEAKPGNSAVVHHIIVYVHPNGMHTREHEFFCAYVPGLRIENYAEGIAKKIPAGSALRFEMHYTPVGTEQEDLSTVGFIFTEPEKVTHKIVTMHAGNASFELKPFKSDQVVTARSGESPGNLKLLSMSPHMHLRGQSFKYEALLPDGTREVLLNVPNYDFNWQTRYVLAEPREMPKGTRLLCTAKFDNSKDNLANPDPSATVRWGDQSWDEMMLGYYDVLLPVNPEEENDAKNVPANLLNVDLILKLVDKDGDKSVSPKEAEAHPLINKSFKKMDLNKDGAISEDELDKVFQHLKQKRKI; encoded by the coding sequence ATGCCTGAAAAAGAGACGCCTGAAAAACTGTCACGAAGACCCTTTTCGACACTTCTTGCCATCATCATGGCCTACTGCATCACAACCTGCAGCACAGCATTGGCTGGGGTGGGCGATGTGATCAGCGAATTTGAGCTCAATGACTATCAGGGCAAGAAATACACCCTCTCCGACTTTGACGAGTCACAACTTGTCGTTCTCGCATTTATCGGAACAGATTGCCCCCTGGCGAAACTCTACGCCGGTCGACTGGAGCAGCTTTCGCAGCAATACGGCAAAGAACAACTCACCATCATCGCGGTTGATTCACTCATCCAGGATTCCATATCGGAAATCGCTGCGTGGGCGCGAGAGCACAAACTGACCTACCCGGTTCTTAAAGATCCGGCCCAAACTCTCGCCGACGCAGCCGGGGCACAACGAACTCCACAAGTCTTTCTGCTTGATCAACGTCGAACCATCCAGTACGAGGGCCGCGTTGATGATCAATACGTCATCGGAATCGTCCGCGATCAACCGACTCGAACCGATTTGAAAATTGCGATTGATGAATTACTCGCCGGCAAGCAGGTTTCGGTCAAGCAAACTCAGCCACTAGGCTGCATCATTGCACGAGCACAGAAACCCAACGAAAACAGTTCGGTCACTTACTCAAACCAGATATCGAGAATCTTTCAGAAGAACTGCGCAAGTTGCCACCGCGAAGGTGAGGTCGCGCCGTTTTCACTTGAGACCTACGAAGATGTCCTCGGCTGGGGACCGATGATCGAAGAAGTTGTCCGCGAACAACGAATGCCACCCTGGCACGCTGATCCAAAACATGGAAAATTTGCGAACGACAGCAGCTTGACCGCACAAGAGAAAAAACTCATTTACGAATGGGTTAAGAACGGATCTCCTCAAGGAAACCCGGCTGACCTTCCGGAACCAGTTGAGTACGTGAGTGGCTGGCAACTCCCGAAAGAACCAGACGTTATTTTCGAAATGGCAGAGAAGCCATTCAAGGTCGCTGCCGATGCAGGGCCGCGAGGAATTCCCTACCAACGCTTCTGGGTCGATCCGAAATTCACAGAAGACAAATGGGTTATCGCCTCTGAAGCGAAGCCGGGTAACAGTGCTGTTGTCCATCACATTATTGTTTATGTCCACCCAAACGGGATGCACACGCGCGAGCACGAATTCTTCTGTGCCTACGTCCCTGGTTTAAGAATAGAGAACTATGCTGAAGGGATCGCCAAGAAAATCCCAGCTGGCTCTGCGTTGCGATTCGAGATGCACTACACGCCGGTGGGGACCGAGCAGGAAGACCTGAGCACTGTCGGTTTCATCTTCACAGAACCGGAAAAAGTGACACACAAGATCGTCACGATGCACGCGGGAAATGCTTCCTTCGAACTGAAACCTTTCAAGTCTGACCAGGTTGTCACAGCACGATCGGGTGAGAGCCCCGGAAACTTGAAGCTGCTTTCAATGTCTCCACATATGCACCTGCGAGGACAGTCCTTCAAGTACGAAGCCCTGCTCCCGGACGGAACACGTGAAGTGTTATTAAACGTGCCGAATTATGACTTCAATTGGCAAACTCGTTACGTCCTCGCTGAGCCTCGCGAAATGCCGAAAGGCACGCGACTTCTCTGCACCGCCAAGTTCGACAACAGCAAAGACAACCTCGCCAACCCTGACCCATCTGCCACTGTTCGCTGGGGCGATCAGTCATGGGATGAAATGATGCTCGGCTATTACGATGTCTTATTACCCGTGAACCCAGAAGAGGAAAACGACGCAAAAAACGTCCCCGCAAACTTACTCAATGTTGATCTTATCTTGAAACTTGTCGACAAAGATGGCGACAAAAGCGTCTCCCCTAAGGAGGCGGAGGCTCATCCGCTGATCAACAAGTCTTTCAAGAAAATGGACCTCAACAAGGATGGAGCAATCTCAGAAGACGAGCTGGATAAAGTGTTCCAACACCTGAAACAGAAGCGGAAAATCTGA
- a CDS encoding metallophosphoesterase, with protein sequence MKFETSISGPVAVIGDVHGQVEKLKRILDRLRKREDYQRRWIVLIGDLVDRGPDTKGVIDLVLSNIAEHPRTIVISGNHELAMSGSLGIHEAADEDNWASRWLDHYGSHQTFESYQVPFGEIEKLRDAMPDDHLALLENLPWAVEHPEYYFVHSGLEAKTPFETQRRILAARDFSLNRPSWLCSKRLPFQDPPEDCHQVVVSGHAYVPQVVFARSRLLVDTTGGTGGSMSCVLLPENQIIFSNPEEANEPLWKPNSMMSDLNLSPIYRR encoded by the coding sequence GTGAAGTTTGAAACGAGCATCAGTGGTCCGGTTGCGGTGATTGGTGATGTCCACGGCCAGGTTGAGAAGCTCAAACGCATTCTGGATCGATTGCGAAAACGTGAAGACTACCAGCGTCGTTGGATCGTACTTATTGGCGATCTTGTCGATCGAGGTCCCGACACGAAAGGGGTGATTGATCTCGTCTTGTCGAATATTGCAGAGCATCCGCGAACTATTGTGATTTCCGGAAACCACGAGCTTGCGATGAGTGGATCGCTGGGGATTCATGAAGCTGCCGATGAGGATAATTGGGCCAGTCGTTGGCTGGATCACTACGGTTCGCATCAAACCTTCGAAAGCTATCAGGTTCCATTTGGGGAAATCGAAAAGCTCCGTGATGCGATGCCAGATGATCATTTAGCTTTGCTGGAGAACCTTCCCTGGGCCGTGGAACACCCCGAGTATTATTTTGTCCATTCAGGTCTCGAAGCGAAAACACCATTTGAAACTCAAAGACGGATCTTGGCAGCTCGTGACTTCTCGTTGAATCGTCCGAGTTGGCTTTGCTCGAAGAGGCTGCCATTTCAGGATCCTCCTGAGGATTGCCATCAGGTTGTCGTTTCCGGTCATGCTTATGTCCCGCAAGTTGTGTTCGCACGCTCCAGACTTCTTGTCGACACGACTGGTGGAACGGGCGGAAGCATGAGCTGCGTGCTGCTTCCTGAGAATCAGATTATTTTCTCAAATCCAGAAGAAGCGAACGAACCGCTTTGGAAGCCGAACAGCATGATGAGCGATCTGAACCTTTCGCCAATATACCGCAGGTAA
- a CDS encoding tetratricopeptide repeat protein — MFRTRIQNGFVGLLVIAATATPLWAQGARPSPAEIKSLDSKAAKVEQDFLKSLVELATDYEKAGDVERAKEMLQSILKIKPNSESVKSKLTEFENEVFDRKSTTMDLDVSRGWTNAGVMVTKDQPIRVEATGSYRLMVNEELGPKGYVQKDAAQDLISSVPTGALIGMIAPVKRKRNQKPPVPFLLGDAKELKPSESGILFVRVNTPPQAKCTGKIKVKLSGNITRP; from the coding sequence ATGTTTCGCACTCGAATTCAAAACGGGTTTGTTGGCCTACTCGTGATCGCTGCTACAGCAACTCCGTTGTGGGCTCAAGGTGCTCGACCATCTCCGGCGGAGATTAAGTCTCTTGATTCCAAAGCTGCAAAGGTTGAACAGGACTTCCTGAAGAGTCTGGTTGAACTCGCCACCGACTATGAAAAGGCGGGCGATGTTGAGCGAGCCAAGGAGATGTTGCAGTCCATTCTGAAAATTAAACCGAACTCTGAAAGCGTGAAGTCGAAGTTGACAGAATTTGAGAACGAGGTTTTCGACAGGAAGTCGACAACCATGGATTTGGATGTTTCACGTGGCTGGACAAATGCCGGAGTGATGGTCACCAAGGATCAGCCCATCCGTGTCGAAGCAACCGGTTCCTATCGACTGATGGTCAACGAAGAGCTTGGCCCCAAAGGGTACGTGCAAAAAGATGCCGCACAAGATCTCATTTCCAGCGTCCCCACGGGAGCACTCATCGGAATGATTGCCCCTGTGAAGCGAAAGCGGAACCAAAAGCCGCCAGTCCCATTTCTGCTAGGCGATGCGAAAGAGCTGAAGCCATCTGAAAGCGGCATTCTGTTTGTGCGGGTCAACACTCCTCCCCAGGCCAAATGTACCGGGAAGATCAAAGTCAAGCTGAGCGGCAACATTACTCGTCCGTAA
- the mgtE gene encoding magnesium transporter — MPDLLQMIQEKDEQGLREFCEALFPGVVAEMLDELGATEAWEVLKHAPAEVQAEIFPFFSIHFQVQLVDLIGTQALSQIIEDMSPDDRVDLLERLDPEHVESVLRLVAQAERSDIRKLLSYPEDSAGSIMTTEYASLPVEITVKEALDRLRVQAPSRETIYYVYVTDEGRHLQGFLSLRKLILEKPNTKLGDIMQRDVISVRVDEDQEVVAQEIARYDFIAIPVVDNQNRLVGIVTHDDAADVMEEEATEDAHMLGAVQPLEDGYVATPFFELARKRGVWLIILLGAASLTARVLQLVGPTESGSWMVLFLPMVLASGGNAGSQSATLVIRALALDETKGRVPWIAWREIRIGALLGSVLAALSFFLAQLMVGNQASVVVMLTVFCVVSVGTITGAMLPLGLKRLGLDPAFMSTPLIAALSDMFGVVIYYTTASFAVHLIF; from the coding sequence ATGCCTGACCTGCTCCAGATGATTCAGGAGAAGGACGAGCAAGGGTTGCGCGAGTTTTGCGAAGCACTCTTTCCCGGTGTTGTTGCAGAAATGCTCGACGAACTGGGAGCCACTGAGGCTTGGGAAGTCTTGAAACATGCTCCGGCGGAAGTTCAGGCCGAAATTTTCCCATTCTTCTCGATACACTTTCAGGTCCAACTCGTTGACCTGATTGGCACCCAGGCACTTTCGCAAATCATCGAAGATATGTCTCCCGATGATCGTGTGGATTTGCTGGAGCGACTCGATCCTGAGCATGTTGAGAGTGTGCTGCGGTTAGTCGCCCAGGCGGAGCGGAGCGACATTCGCAAGTTGCTCTCTTATCCGGAGGACAGTGCCGGATCGATTATGACCACGGAGTATGCTTCGCTCCCGGTTGAGATTACGGTCAAAGAGGCTCTTGATCGATTGCGTGTTCAGGCGCCGAGTCGAGAGACCATTTATTACGTCTATGTCACTGATGAAGGCCGGCATCTGCAGGGGTTTCTTTCGTTACGAAAATTGATCCTCGAAAAACCGAATACAAAACTCGGGGATATCATGCAGCGAGATGTGATCTCGGTGCGTGTCGATGAAGATCAAGAAGTCGTTGCACAGGAGATTGCAAGGTACGACTTCATCGCGATTCCCGTCGTCGACAATCAGAACCGTCTCGTCGGCATCGTAACTCACGATGACGCGGCCGACGTCATGGAAGAAGAGGCCACTGAAGATGCCCATATGTTGGGGGCGGTTCAGCCACTCGAAGATGGCTACGTCGCGACTCCCTTCTTTGAGCTCGCCAGAAAACGTGGGGTCTGGCTCATTATTCTGCTTGGAGCAGCTTCCCTGACTGCCAGAGTTTTGCAACTGGTCGGGCCAACGGAGTCTGGCTCATGGATGGTATTGTTTCTTCCAATGGTTCTCGCAAGCGGCGGGAATGCCGGGTCGCAGTCTGCGACATTAGTGATTCGTGCTCTTGCGCTCGATGAGACAAAAGGGAGAGTCCCGTGGATCGCCTGGAGAGAAATTCGAATCGGAGCCTTGCTCGGTTCCGTGTTAGCGGCTCTCTCATTTTTCCTTGCACAGTTGATGGTCGGGAATCAGGCTTCAGTCGTGGTGATGTTGACGGTGTTTTGTGTCGTGTCCGTGGGAACGATCACGGGGGCGATGCTCCCCTTGGGGCTCAAGCGTCTCGGACTCGATCCGGCGTTTATGTCGACCCCGCTCATCGCCGCCTTAAGCGATATGTTCGGAGTGGTAATTTACTACACGACAGCGAGTTTTGCGGTTCATCTGATTTTCTAA
- the rpsL gene encoding 30S ribosomal protein S12 — MPTINQLVRKPRKKLTSKSKTPLLEGSPQRRGVCLHVRTMTPKKPNSALRKIARVRLSNGKELTAYIPGEGHNLQEHSIVLVRGGRVRDLPGVRYKVIRGVLDTLAVNGRKQARSRYGAKRPK; from the coding sequence ATGCCTACAATTAACCAGTTAGTTCGAAAACCACGAAAAAAACTGACTTCCAAGTCGAAAACCCCTTTGCTTGAGGGTTCCCCTCAGCGACGTGGCGTCTGTTTGCATGTGCGAACAATGACACCTAAGAAGCCGAACTCTGCTCTGCGAAAAATCGCACGTGTTCGTCTTTCAAATGGGAAAGAACTGACAGCTTACATCCCCGGTGAAGGTCACAACCTTCAAGAGCACTCCATTGTTCTTGTGCGTGGTGGTCGTGTTCGCGACTTGCCCGGTGTTCGCTACAAAGTGATCCGTGGTGTCCTTGATACATTGGCAGTTAATGGTCGAAAGCAGGCACGTAGTCGCTACGGAGCGAAACGTCCTAAGTAA
- the rpsG gene encoding 30S ribosomal protein S7, which yields MAKRFTASRDQLIGDPKFNSKLVSKFVNCLMRDGKKSIALRVFYDAMDEVAKRITEEEPLEVFTQAVDNVKPQIEVRSKRVGGATYQVPTPVSAKRQQTLSIRWMLEAVRGRKGRPTALSLADEIVAAYKKEGISVTKRENVHRMADANKAFAHFAW from the coding sequence ATGGCTAAGCGGTTTACAGCGAGTCGAGATCAACTGATCGGAGACCCCAAATTCAATTCGAAACTCGTTTCGAAGTTCGTCAATTGCCTCATGCGTGATGGCAAGAAAAGCATCGCTCTACGAGTCTTCTACGACGCCATGGACGAAGTGGCGAAACGTATCACTGAAGAAGAGCCTTTGGAGGTCTTCACTCAAGCTGTCGACAACGTCAAGCCACAGATTGAAGTTCGCTCTAAACGAGTTGGTGGAGCCACCTATCAGGTTCCGACTCCAGTAAGCGCGAAGCGCCAACAAACATTGTCCATCCGCTGGATGCTGGAAGCTGTTCGCGGTCGTAAAGGCCGGCCGACCGCTCTCTCACTGGCTGATGAAATTGTTGCTGCCTACAAAAAAGAAGGTATCTCTGTCACTAAGCGAGAAAACGTACATCGTATGGCTGATGCAAACAAAGCATTTGCCCACTTCGCTTGGTAA